One Pagrus major chromosome 15, Pma_NU_1.0 DNA window includes the following coding sequences:
- the znf451 gene encoding E3 SUMO-protein ligase ZNF451 isoform X3, with product MELTCITPEEMSSPVQSDEDEVEEVEFVSLEDKITCHKARVTSTLDRLAHQVALEKQERANKCRAFKAKQISQRAHGQQELAFSPTNGVNREAKRCVDMWLKMPGVKPGVISAGFGRRQGAASFPINSSTRHTCPVINCGRVYENASLLEGHLKRFDHSPCDPTINLKGCPNELFACAACGQHFQTKEAWRRHVESKVSSSAPDGHSVAQTYQRIVCFACPACYLFFNLRDECLQHMSARNHFTDSLAMTETRGRALPIPIPQYVKNRLITLCKDATFNVRCSLCHKVLISHQAAQAHFNVQCRQGCAVAKADKTVVQVMKQLQVRGQCSLCCKIFLSQAEIERHKESTQHDVEVNQTMEKAVLQHCRFGEIQHTHRATEAQRKRESTGLETPFQKRNKKRNDCEEFPAKRQRLSPSVHGNSTTAWFCECGAQFSEEAAASKHLLAVNQIFHQCGVCGKHMGESSITRLHMSRFHGGAHLSNYLFYCRKCKVEMPRYEDILSHVSEVHSGHTYFTEQEVPEELATLIDAKPSTSAHHSSSKKSTIQQNTVGTSSLKAEQTWMCRMCEDVFDSEEDVHKHCSDMNSHSYQRYICGHCPQKFFKESTVRRHCANEHNGQIKSSHFCGLCDSMPFNSEGEFLEHYKSLHSRDYYCMDDGAQPAVAESTSQLTCQCMGSEKSKDEMKAIYTQCMRDLADKGKCHYVCAPCGVSVPSYAQMKTHVHMKHPALNLDKTFDVECKACQESFTGVPSFHKHYHSRHCTMEPCMSSRTCSKEAKAATVKVLDAVEIKPDTNEIEDETLVKFLNQDQANKESEVHEDESDNETSVSAEEARESAELEEALQRSLLEF from the exons ATGGAACTGACCTGCATTACACCGGA agaaatgtcttcTCCAGTCCAATCAGACGAAGATGAGGTGGAAGAAGTGGAGTTTGTATCA CTGGAAGATAAAATCACCTGCCATAAAGCGCGTGTCACATCAACACTGGACCGACTGGCACACCAGGTGGCTCTAGAGAAACAGGAAAgagcaaataaatgtagagcATTCAAG GCGAAGCAAATCTCACAAAGAGCTCATGGACAGCAGGAGCTGGCTTTTAGTCCAACAAATGGAGTTAATCGGGAAGCAAAGCGCTGTGTAGACATGTGGTTAAAGATGCCAG GTGTTAAACCTGGAGTGATCAGTGCTGGTTTTGGAAGAAGGCAAGGAGCTGCTTCTTTTCCCATCAATAGTTCAACTAGACACACTTGTCCAGTGATTAACTGTGGTCGAGTTTATGAGAATGCGTCCCTCCTCGAAGGGCATTTAAAAAG GTTTGATCACTCCCCTTGTGACCCAACCATCAATCTGAAAGGATGTCCAAATGAGCTCTTTGCCTGTGCTGCCTGTGGTCAACATTTTCAGACTAAAGAAGCCTGGAGGAGACACGTTGAGTCTAAG GTGTCCTCATCCGCTCCTGATGGTCACAGCGTCGCTCAGACCTATCAGAGGATTGTGTGTTTTGCCTGTCCCGCCTGCTACCTCTTCTTCAACCTGCGAGATGAGTGTCTTCAGCACATGTCAGCCAGAAACCACTTCACAGATTCACTTGCCATGACTG aaACCAGAGGAAGAGCACTGCCAATACCCATCCCACAATATGTGAAGAATCGTCTCATCACTTTGTGCAAGGATGCAACGTTCAATGTCCGATGCTCTTTATGTCACAAAGTACTGATCTCACATCAGGCAGCTCAAGCTCACTTTAA TGTGCAATGCAGACAGGGCTGTGCGGTGGCCAAGGCCGATAAAACCGTAGTGCAAGTAATGAAACAGCTGCAAGTGCGAGGCCAATGCTCCCTCTGCTGTAAAATCTTCCTCAGCCAGGCTGAAATTGAGAGACACAAGGAATCGACCCAGCACGACGTGGAGGTCAACCAAACAATGGAGAAAGCAGTCCTTCAGCACTGCAGGTTTGGTgaaattcaacacacacacagagccacagaggcACAGCGGAAACGAGAGTCCACTGGCCTTGAAACACCTTTTCAAAAGAGGAATAAGAAGAGGAATGATTGTGAAGAATTTCCAGCCAAACGGCAGAGACTAAGCCCAAGTGTGCATGGCAACTCAACAACAGCATGGTTCTGTGAGTGTGGTGCACAGTTctcagaggaggctgcagccAGTAAGCATCTCTTGGCCGTGAACCAGATTTTCCATCAGTGCGGCGTGTGTGGCAAACACATGGGAGAGTCCTCAATTACCCGCCTGCATATGAGCCGCTTCCACGGGGGAGCTCATCTCTCCAACTACCTCTTCTACTGCCGCAAGTGCAAAGTGGAAATGCCTCGCTACGAAGATATCTTGTCACATGTGTCAGAGGTTCACAGCGGACACACCTACTTCACCGAACAAGAAGTGCCCGAGGAGCTCGCCACTCTCATCGATGCCAAGCCGTCCACCAGCGCCCACCATTCGTCTTCCAAAAAGTCCACAATCCAGCAGAACACAGTAGGGACATCTTCCTTAAAAGCAGAGCAGACTTGGATGTGCAGGATGTGCGAGGACGTCTTTGACTCAGAGGAGGACGTCCACAAACACTGCAGCGACATGAACAGTCACAGCTATCAGAGATACATCTGTGGACACTGCCCTCAGAAGTTCTTCAAAGAGTCCACCGTACGCAGACATTGTGCGAATGAGCACAACGGGCAGATAAAAAGCTCCCACTTCTGCGGCCTCTGCGACAGCATGCCGTTTAACTCAGAGGGCGAGTTCCTGGAGCACTACAAGAGTCTTCACAGCAGGGACTACTACTGTATGGATGATGGTGCTCAGCCTGCTGTTGCTGAGAGCACCAGTCAGCTCACATGCCAATGCATGGGTTCAGAAAAGAGCAAAGACGAAATGAAAGCTATATACACACAATGTATGAGAGACTTGGCCGATAAGGGAAAATGTCATTATGTGTGTGCTCCTTGCGGTGTGTCCGTGCCCTCCTACGCACAGATGAAGACTCACGTCCACATGAAACACCCAGCTCTGAACCTGGACAAGACCTTCGACGTAGAGTGCAAAGCTTGCCAGGAGAGTTTCACAGGCGTACCAAGTTTCCATAAACACTATCACTCCCGACACTGTACAATGGAGCCATGCATGAGCTCCAGGACCTGCAGTAAAGAAGCAAAAGCAGCCACTGTAAAAGTACTCGATGCTGTGGAGATCAAACCAGACACCAATG AGATAGAAGATGAGACACTGGTGAAGTTTTTGAACCAGGATCAGGCCAACAAGGAGAGTGAAGTGCATGA
- the znf451 gene encoding E3 SUMO-protein ligase ZNF451 isoform X1, protein MELTCITPEEMSSPVQSDEDEVEEVEFVSEAPLRPVLDCIDLRSDSEDEGCSSSAGTLEDKITCHKARVTSTLDRLAHQVALEKQERANKCRAFKAKQISQRAHGQQELAFSPTNGVNREAKRCVDMWLKMPGVKPGVISAGFGRRQGAASFPINSSTRHTCPVINCGRVYENASLLEGHLKRFDHSPCDPTINLKGCPNELFACAACGQHFQTKEAWRRHVESKVSSSAPDGHSVAQTYQRIVCFACPACYLFFNLRDECLQHMSARNHFTDSLAMTETRGRALPIPIPQYVKNRLITLCKDATFNVRCSLCHKVLISHQAAQAHFNVQCRQGCAVAKADKTVVQVMKQLQVRGQCSLCCKIFLSQAEIERHKESTQHDVEVNQTMEKAVLQHCRFGEIQHTHRATEAQRKRESTGLETPFQKRNKKRNDCEEFPAKRQRLSPSVHGNSTTAWFCECGAQFSEEAAASKHLLAVNQIFHQCGVCGKHMGESSITRLHMSRFHGGAHLSNYLFYCRKCKVEMPRYEDILSHVSEVHSGHTYFTEQEVPEELATLIDAKPSTSAHHSSSKKSTIQQNTVGTSSLKAEQTWMCRMCEDVFDSEEDVHKHCSDMNSHSYQRYICGHCPQKFFKESTVRRHCANEHNGQIKSSHFCGLCDSMPFNSEGEFLEHYKSLHSRDYYCMDDGAQPAVAESTSQLTCQCMGSEKSKDEMKAIYTQCMRDLADKGKCHYVCAPCGVSVPSYAQMKTHVHMKHPALNLDKTFDVECKACQESFTGVPSFHKHYHSRHCTMEPCMSSRTCSKEAKAATVKVLDAVEIKPDTNEIEDETLVKFLNQDQANKESEVHEDESDNETSVSAEEARESAELEEALQRSLLEF, encoded by the exons ATGGAACTGACCTGCATTACACCGGA agaaatgtcttcTCCAGTCCAATCAGACGAAGATGAGGTGGAAGAAGTGGAGTTTGTATCA GAGGCCCCTCTCAGACCAGTATTGGACTGTATTGATCTACGTAGTGACAGTGAGGATGAGGGATGTTCATCATCAGCAGGCACT CTGGAAGATAAAATCACCTGCCATAAAGCGCGTGTCACATCAACACTGGACCGACTGGCACACCAGGTGGCTCTAGAGAAACAGGAAAgagcaaataaatgtagagcATTCAAG GCGAAGCAAATCTCACAAAGAGCTCATGGACAGCAGGAGCTGGCTTTTAGTCCAACAAATGGAGTTAATCGGGAAGCAAAGCGCTGTGTAGACATGTGGTTAAAGATGCCAG GTGTTAAACCTGGAGTGATCAGTGCTGGTTTTGGAAGAAGGCAAGGAGCTGCTTCTTTTCCCATCAATAGTTCAACTAGACACACTTGTCCAGTGATTAACTGTGGTCGAGTTTATGAGAATGCGTCCCTCCTCGAAGGGCATTTAAAAAG GTTTGATCACTCCCCTTGTGACCCAACCATCAATCTGAAAGGATGTCCAAATGAGCTCTTTGCCTGTGCTGCCTGTGGTCAACATTTTCAGACTAAAGAAGCCTGGAGGAGACACGTTGAGTCTAAG GTGTCCTCATCCGCTCCTGATGGTCACAGCGTCGCTCAGACCTATCAGAGGATTGTGTGTTTTGCCTGTCCCGCCTGCTACCTCTTCTTCAACCTGCGAGATGAGTGTCTTCAGCACATGTCAGCCAGAAACCACTTCACAGATTCACTTGCCATGACTG aaACCAGAGGAAGAGCACTGCCAATACCCATCCCACAATATGTGAAGAATCGTCTCATCACTTTGTGCAAGGATGCAACGTTCAATGTCCGATGCTCTTTATGTCACAAAGTACTGATCTCACATCAGGCAGCTCAAGCTCACTTTAA TGTGCAATGCAGACAGGGCTGTGCGGTGGCCAAGGCCGATAAAACCGTAGTGCAAGTAATGAAACAGCTGCAAGTGCGAGGCCAATGCTCCCTCTGCTGTAAAATCTTCCTCAGCCAGGCTGAAATTGAGAGACACAAGGAATCGACCCAGCACGACGTGGAGGTCAACCAAACAATGGAGAAAGCAGTCCTTCAGCACTGCAGGTTTGGTgaaattcaacacacacacagagccacagaggcACAGCGGAAACGAGAGTCCACTGGCCTTGAAACACCTTTTCAAAAGAGGAATAAGAAGAGGAATGATTGTGAAGAATTTCCAGCCAAACGGCAGAGACTAAGCCCAAGTGTGCATGGCAACTCAACAACAGCATGGTTCTGTGAGTGTGGTGCACAGTTctcagaggaggctgcagccAGTAAGCATCTCTTGGCCGTGAACCAGATTTTCCATCAGTGCGGCGTGTGTGGCAAACACATGGGAGAGTCCTCAATTACCCGCCTGCATATGAGCCGCTTCCACGGGGGAGCTCATCTCTCCAACTACCTCTTCTACTGCCGCAAGTGCAAAGTGGAAATGCCTCGCTACGAAGATATCTTGTCACATGTGTCAGAGGTTCACAGCGGACACACCTACTTCACCGAACAAGAAGTGCCCGAGGAGCTCGCCACTCTCATCGATGCCAAGCCGTCCACCAGCGCCCACCATTCGTCTTCCAAAAAGTCCACAATCCAGCAGAACACAGTAGGGACATCTTCCTTAAAAGCAGAGCAGACTTGGATGTGCAGGATGTGCGAGGACGTCTTTGACTCAGAGGAGGACGTCCACAAACACTGCAGCGACATGAACAGTCACAGCTATCAGAGATACATCTGTGGACACTGCCCTCAGAAGTTCTTCAAAGAGTCCACCGTACGCAGACATTGTGCGAATGAGCACAACGGGCAGATAAAAAGCTCCCACTTCTGCGGCCTCTGCGACAGCATGCCGTTTAACTCAGAGGGCGAGTTCCTGGAGCACTACAAGAGTCTTCACAGCAGGGACTACTACTGTATGGATGATGGTGCTCAGCCTGCTGTTGCTGAGAGCACCAGTCAGCTCACATGCCAATGCATGGGTTCAGAAAAGAGCAAAGACGAAATGAAAGCTATATACACACAATGTATGAGAGACTTGGCCGATAAGGGAAAATGTCATTATGTGTGTGCTCCTTGCGGTGTGTCCGTGCCCTCCTACGCACAGATGAAGACTCACGTCCACATGAAACACCCAGCTCTGAACCTGGACAAGACCTTCGACGTAGAGTGCAAAGCTTGCCAGGAGAGTTTCACAGGCGTACCAAGTTTCCATAAACACTATCACTCCCGACACTGTACAATGGAGCCATGCATGAGCTCCAGGACCTGCAGTAAAGAAGCAAAAGCAGCCACTGTAAAAGTACTCGATGCTGTGGAGATCAAACCAGACACCAATG AGATAGAAGATGAGACACTGGTGAAGTTTTTGAACCAGGATCAGGCCAACAAGGAGAGTGAAGTGCATGA
- the znf451 gene encoding E3 SUMO-protein ligase ZNF451 isoform X2, translating into MSSPVQSDEDEVEEVEFVSEAPLRPVLDCIDLRSDSEDEGCSSSAGTLEDKITCHKARVTSTLDRLAHQVALEKQERANKCRAFKAKQISQRAHGQQELAFSPTNGVNREAKRCVDMWLKMPGVKPGVISAGFGRRQGAASFPINSSTRHTCPVINCGRVYENASLLEGHLKRFDHSPCDPTINLKGCPNELFACAACGQHFQTKEAWRRHVESKVSSSAPDGHSVAQTYQRIVCFACPACYLFFNLRDECLQHMSARNHFTDSLAMTETRGRALPIPIPQYVKNRLITLCKDATFNVRCSLCHKVLISHQAAQAHFNVQCRQGCAVAKADKTVVQVMKQLQVRGQCSLCCKIFLSQAEIERHKESTQHDVEVNQTMEKAVLQHCRFGEIQHTHRATEAQRKRESTGLETPFQKRNKKRNDCEEFPAKRQRLSPSVHGNSTTAWFCECGAQFSEEAAASKHLLAVNQIFHQCGVCGKHMGESSITRLHMSRFHGGAHLSNYLFYCRKCKVEMPRYEDILSHVSEVHSGHTYFTEQEVPEELATLIDAKPSTSAHHSSSKKSTIQQNTVGTSSLKAEQTWMCRMCEDVFDSEEDVHKHCSDMNSHSYQRYICGHCPQKFFKESTVRRHCANEHNGQIKSSHFCGLCDSMPFNSEGEFLEHYKSLHSRDYYCMDDGAQPAVAESTSQLTCQCMGSEKSKDEMKAIYTQCMRDLADKGKCHYVCAPCGVSVPSYAQMKTHVHMKHPALNLDKTFDVECKACQESFTGVPSFHKHYHSRHCTMEPCMSSRTCSKEAKAATVKVLDAVEIKPDTNEIEDETLVKFLNQDQANKESEVHEDESDNETSVSAEEARESAELEEALQRSLLEF; encoded by the exons atgtcttcTCCAGTCCAATCAGACGAAGATGAGGTGGAAGAAGTGGAGTTTGTATCA GAGGCCCCTCTCAGACCAGTATTGGACTGTATTGATCTACGTAGTGACAGTGAGGATGAGGGATGTTCATCATCAGCAGGCACT CTGGAAGATAAAATCACCTGCCATAAAGCGCGTGTCACATCAACACTGGACCGACTGGCACACCAGGTGGCTCTAGAGAAACAGGAAAgagcaaataaatgtagagcATTCAAG GCGAAGCAAATCTCACAAAGAGCTCATGGACAGCAGGAGCTGGCTTTTAGTCCAACAAATGGAGTTAATCGGGAAGCAAAGCGCTGTGTAGACATGTGGTTAAAGATGCCAG GTGTTAAACCTGGAGTGATCAGTGCTGGTTTTGGAAGAAGGCAAGGAGCTGCTTCTTTTCCCATCAATAGTTCAACTAGACACACTTGTCCAGTGATTAACTGTGGTCGAGTTTATGAGAATGCGTCCCTCCTCGAAGGGCATTTAAAAAG GTTTGATCACTCCCCTTGTGACCCAACCATCAATCTGAAAGGATGTCCAAATGAGCTCTTTGCCTGTGCTGCCTGTGGTCAACATTTTCAGACTAAAGAAGCCTGGAGGAGACACGTTGAGTCTAAG GTGTCCTCATCCGCTCCTGATGGTCACAGCGTCGCTCAGACCTATCAGAGGATTGTGTGTTTTGCCTGTCCCGCCTGCTACCTCTTCTTCAACCTGCGAGATGAGTGTCTTCAGCACATGTCAGCCAGAAACCACTTCACAGATTCACTTGCCATGACTG aaACCAGAGGAAGAGCACTGCCAATACCCATCCCACAATATGTGAAGAATCGTCTCATCACTTTGTGCAAGGATGCAACGTTCAATGTCCGATGCTCTTTATGTCACAAAGTACTGATCTCACATCAGGCAGCTCAAGCTCACTTTAA TGTGCAATGCAGACAGGGCTGTGCGGTGGCCAAGGCCGATAAAACCGTAGTGCAAGTAATGAAACAGCTGCAAGTGCGAGGCCAATGCTCCCTCTGCTGTAAAATCTTCCTCAGCCAGGCTGAAATTGAGAGACACAAGGAATCGACCCAGCACGACGTGGAGGTCAACCAAACAATGGAGAAAGCAGTCCTTCAGCACTGCAGGTTTGGTgaaattcaacacacacacagagccacagaggcACAGCGGAAACGAGAGTCCACTGGCCTTGAAACACCTTTTCAAAAGAGGAATAAGAAGAGGAATGATTGTGAAGAATTTCCAGCCAAACGGCAGAGACTAAGCCCAAGTGTGCATGGCAACTCAACAACAGCATGGTTCTGTGAGTGTGGTGCACAGTTctcagaggaggctgcagccAGTAAGCATCTCTTGGCCGTGAACCAGATTTTCCATCAGTGCGGCGTGTGTGGCAAACACATGGGAGAGTCCTCAATTACCCGCCTGCATATGAGCCGCTTCCACGGGGGAGCTCATCTCTCCAACTACCTCTTCTACTGCCGCAAGTGCAAAGTGGAAATGCCTCGCTACGAAGATATCTTGTCACATGTGTCAGAGGTTCACAGCGGACACACCTACTTCACCGAACAAGAAGTGCCCGAGGAGCTCGCCACTCTCATCGATGCCAAGCCGTCCACCAGCGCCCACCATTCGTCTTCCAAAAAGTCCACAATCCAGCAGAACACAGTAGGGACATCTTCCTTAAAAGCAGAGCAGACTTGGATGTGCAGGATGTGCGAGGACGTCTTTGACTCAGAGGAGGACGTCCACAAACACTGCAGCGACATGAACAGTCACAGCTATCAGAGATACATCTGTGGACACTGCCCTCAGAAGTTCTTCAAAGAGTCCACCGTACGCAGACATTGTGCGAATGAGCACAACGGGCAGATAAAAAGCTCCCACTTCTGCGGCCTCTGCGACAGCATGCCGTTTAACTCAGAGGGCGAGTTCCTGGAGCACTACAAGAGTCTTCACAGCAGGGACTACTACTGTATGGATGATGGTGCTCAGCCTGCTGTTGCTGAGAGCACCAGTCAGCTCACATGCCAATGCATGGGTTCAGAAAAGAGCAAAGACGAAATGAAAGCTATATACACACAATGTATGAGAGACTTGGCCGATAAGGGAAAATGTCATTATGTGTGTGCTCCTTGCGGTGTGTCCGTGCCCTCCTACGCACAGATGAAGACTCACGTCCACATGAAACACCCAGCTCTGAACCTGGACAAGACCTTCGACGTAGAGTGCAAAGCTTGCCAGGAGAGTTTCACAGGCGTACCAAGTTTCCATAAACACTATCACTCCCGACACTGTACAATGGAGCCATGCATGAGCTCCAGGACCTGCAGTAAAGAAGCAAAAGCAGCCACTGTAAAAGTACTCGATGCTGTGGAGATCAAACCAGACACCAATG AGATAGAAGATGAGACACTGGTGAAGTTTTTGAACCAGGATCAGGCCAACAAGGAGAGTGAAGTGCATGA
- the znf451 gene encoding E3 SUMO-protein ligase ZNF451 isoform X4, with the protein MSSPVQSDEDEVEEVEFVSLEDKITCHKARVTSTLDRLAHQVALEKQERANKCRAFKAKQISQRAHGQQELAFSPTNGVNREAKRCVDMWLKMPGVKPGVISAGFGRRQGAASFPINSSTRHTCPVINCGRVYENASLLEGHLKRFDHSPCDPTINLKGCPNELFACAACGQHFQTKEAWRRHVESKVSSSAPDGHSVAQTYQRIVCFACPACYLFFNLRDECLQHMSARNHFTDSLAMTETRGRALPIPIPQYVKNRLITLCKDATFNVRCSLCHKVLISHQAAQAHFNVQCRQGCAVAKADKTVVQVMKQLQVRGQCSLCCKIFLSQAEIERHKESTQHDVEVNQTMEKAVLQHCRFGEIQHTHRATEAQRKRESTGLETPFQKRNKKRNDCEEFPAKRQRLSPSVHGNSTTAWFCECGAQFSEEAAASKHLLAVNQIFHQCGVCGKHMGESSITRLHMSRFHGGAHLSNYLFYCRKCKVEMPRYEDILSHVSEVHSGHTYFTEQEVPEELATLIDAKPSTSAHHSSSKKSTIQQNTVGTSSLKAEQTWMCRMCEDVFDSEEDVHKHCSDMNSHSYQRYICGHCPQKFFKESTVRRHCANEHNGQIKSSHFCGLCDSMPFNSEGEFLEHYKSLHSRDYYCMDDGAQPAVAESTSQLTCQCMGSEKSKDEMKAIYTQCMRDLADKGKCHYVCAPCGVSVPSYAQMKTHVHMKHPALNLDKTFDVECKACQESFTGVPSFHKHYHSRHCTMEPCMSSRTCSKEAKAATVKVLDAVEIKPDTNEIEDETLVKFLNQDQANKESEVHEDESDNETSVSAEEARESAELEEALQRSLLEF; encoded by the exons atgtcttcTCCAGTCCAATCAGACGAAGATGAGGTGGAAGAAGTGGAGTTTGTATCA CTGGAAGATAAAATCACCTGCCATAAAGCGCGTGTCACATCAACACTGGACCGACTGGCACACCAGGTGGCTCTAGAGAAACAGGAAAgagcaaataaatgtagagcATTCAAG GCGAAGCAAATCTCACAAAGAGCTCATGGACAGCAGGAGCTGGCTTTTAGTCCAACAAATGGAGTTAATCGGGAAGCAAAGCGCTGTGTAGACATGTGGTTAAAGATGCCAG GTGTTAAACCTGGAGTGATCAGTGCTGGTTTTGGAAGAAGGCAAGGAGCTGCTTCTTTTCCCATCAATAGTTCAACTAGACACACTTGTCCAGTGATTAACTGTGGTCGAGTTTATGAGAATGCGTCCCTCCTCGAAGGGCATTTAAAAAG GTTTGATCACTCCCCTTGTGACCCAACCATCAATCTGAAAGGATGTCCAAATGAGCTCTTTGCCTGTGCTGCCTGTGGTCAACATTTTCAGACTAAAGAAGCCTGGAGGAGACACGTTGAGTCTAAG GTGTCCTCATCCGCTCCTGATGGTCACAGCGTCGCTCAGACCTATCAGAGGATTGTGTGTTTTGCCTGTCCCGCCTGCTACCTCTTCTTCAACCTGCGAGATGAGTGTCTTCAGCACATGTCAGCCAGAAACCACTTCACAGATTCACTTGCCATGACTG aaACCAGAGGAAGAGCACTGCCAATACCCATCCCACAATATGTGAAGAATCGTCTCATCACTTTGTGCAAGGATGCAACGTTCAATGTCCGATGCTCTTTATGTCACAAAGTACTGATCTCACATCAGGCAGCTCAAGCTCACTTTAA TGTGCAATGCAGACAGGGCTGTGCGGTGGCCAAGGCCGATAAAACCGTAGTGCAAGTAATGAAACAGCTGCAAGTGCGAGGCCAATGCTCCCTCTGCTGTAAAATCTTCCTCAGCCAGGCTGAAATTGAGAGACACAAGGAATCGACCCAGCACGACGTGGAGGTCAACCAAACAATGGAGAAAGCAGTCCTTCAGCACTGCAGGTTTGGTgaaattcaacacacacacagagccacagaggcACAGCGGAAACGAGAGTCCACTGGCCTTGAAACACCTTTTCAAAAGAGGAATAAGAAGAGGAATGATTGTGAAGAATTTCCAGCCAAACGGCAGAGACTAAGCCCAAGTGTGCATGGCAACTCAACAACAGCATGGTTCTGTGAGTGTGGTGCACAGTTctcagaggaggctgcagccAGTAAGCATCTCTTGGCCGTGAACCAGATTTTCCATCAGTGCGGCGTGTGTGGCAAACACATGGGAGAGTCCTCAATTACCCGCCTGCATATGAGCCGCTTCCACGGGGGAGCTCATCTCTCCAACTACCTCTTCTACTGCCGCAAGTGCAAAGTGGAAATGCCTCGCTACGAAGATATCTTGTCACATGTGTCAGAGGTTCACAGCGGACACACCTACTTCACCGAACAAGAAGTGCCCGAGGAGCTCGCCACTCTCATCGATGCCAAGCCGTCCACCAGCGCCCACCATTCGTCTTCCAAAAAGTCCACAATCCAGCAGAACACAGTAGGGACATCTTCCTTAAAAGCAGAGCAGACTTGGATGTGCAGGATGTGCGAGGACGTCTTTGACTCAGAGGAGGACGTCCACAAACACTGCAGCGACATGAACAGTCACAGCTATCAGAGATACATCTGTGGACACTGCCCTCAGAAGTTCTTCAAAGAGTCCACCGTACGCAGACATTGTGCGAATGAGCACAACGGGCAGATAAAAAGCTCCCACTTCTGCGGCCTCTGCGACAGCATGCCGTTTAACTCAGAGGGCGAGTTCCTGGAGCACTACAAGAGTCTTCACAGCAGGGACTACTACTGTATGGATGATGGTGCTCAGCCTGCTGTTGCTGAGAGCACCAGTCAGCTCACATGCCAATGCATGGGTTCAGAAAAGAGCAAAGACGAAATGAAAGCTATATACACACAATGTATGAGAGACTTGGCCGATAAGGGAAAATGTCATTATGTGTGTGCTCCTTGCGGTGTGTCCGTGCCCTCCTACGCACAGATGAAGACTCACGTCCACATGAAACACCCAGCTCTGAACCTGGACAAGACCTTCGACGTAGAGTGCAAAGCTTGCCAGGAGAGTTTCACAGGCGTACCAAGTTTCCATAAACACTATCACTCCCGACACTGTACAATGGAGCCATGCATGAGCTCCAGGACCTGCAGTAAAGAAGCAAAAGCAGCCACTGTAAAAGTACTCGATGCTGTGGAGATCAAACCAGACACCAATG AGATAGAAGATGAGACACTGGTGAAGTTTTTGAACCAGGATCAGGCCAACAAGGAGAGTGAAGTGCATGA